From Candidatus Doudnabacteria bacterium, a single genomic window includes:
- a CDS encoding CAP domain-containing protein: MISKLRFGLLLALIGMFLAGSYSSSPLTAQQILNLVNRDREKHGLSSLSLNPTLNLAALAKADDMINKNYFAHVSPAGTKPWDWFLSLGYNYSYAGENLAEGYTDPYELENSWMSSPAHRANILSPFYSEAGLAVVERNNTNIIVQFFGSKENKVTLRQ; encoded by the coding sequence ATGATATCCAAGCTCCGCTTTGGGCTTTTATTGGCGTTAATAGGCATGTTTTTGGCCGGCAGCTATTCCAGTTCTCCGCTGACTGCGCAGCAAATTTTGAATTTGGTCAACCGCGACCGTGAAAAGCACGGTCTTTCTTCATTGTCTCTTAATCCTACTTTGAACTTAGCTGCTCTGGCTAAAGCCGATGACATGATCAATAAAAATTATTTTGCGCATGTGAGTCCCGCCGGCACCAAGCCTTGGGACTGGTTTCTGAGCCTCGGCTATAACTACAGTTACGCCGGAGAAAATCTGGCCGAAGGTTATACTGATCCGTATGAGCTTGAAAATTCCTGGATGAGCAGCCCGGCTCACAGGGCCAATATTTTGTCGCCATTCTATTCCGAAGCGGGTTTAGCCGTCGTTGAGAGGAATAACACGAATATCATTGTCCAATTCTTCGGCAGCAAGGAAAACAAAGTCACATTGAGGCA